The Dyadobacter sandarakinus DNA window TCTTTGGGAGGTACGGGCACAATCAGCTCGGGATAGTATTGCGGAATGGCATTGACAATCCCCTCCACCCGGTTCATGTTGATCCGGTCATTCAGAGGTGCCAGCTCCATGGTACCGCCGAAGCGTACCTGCCCGTTCATAGGCGTTACTGCCACGCGCGCTTCAATGAGCAATGCAGGATGCTGGATCGGATGCGCCGTATTTTCACGCATGAAGGAGTACCCCTTGCCCGGCATCACGGGAATCGAGAGTCCGGCCTTCCGGGCCAGCTCAGGCAGCCACGAGCCGCCAGTCATCACAACCAGGTCGGCGGATAACCTGCCCTGCGAGGTTTCTACGGCTTTGATCTGCCCGCCCTGCATATCGTAGCCGGTTACGGCTGCATGCGTGATCACCTTGGCACCTTTGTCTTTGATGTTTGTTAAAAGCTGCTGAAACAGGGCTGTGGGATATAAATGCGCATCACACTGGTAATGCACTGCACCTGCCACATCCAGCTGCACATTTGGCTCAATGGACTGCACCTGCTCCCTGGAAAGCATTTGTACATCCAGACCCAGTTTCTGTGCATCCTTGCCCACATGGATTTCCTCTTCTCCGGCCTTGGCCGTTTTATAGAGCATGAGAATGCCTTTTTCTTCCAGGCCAAAATCAAAATCCTCATCTTTTACCAGGTCTTCATACAGCGCCTTGCTCAGCAAGTGGTAGTCGCGCAGATGCGGGGCGGCACGCTCCACATTTTGCGGGGTAGCCGCTTTCATAAACTTCAATCCCCAGGAAATCAGCGACAGGTCGAGTGAGGGTTTTACGTAAAACGGACTTCTGCTGTTGAACATCCATTTGATTCCTTTCGATATCATTCCGGGCGCTGCCAGCGGGATAAAGTGACTGGGCACGATCATGCCCGCATTGCCCTGCGAACAATTGTCCGACAAATCACCTTTATCGATCAAGGTCACCTGCCAACCACTTTTAAGCAAATAATAAGCCGAAGAAAGCCCCATAATTCCGGAGCCTATTATCAGCACAGTTCCTTTTTTAGTCATTTTCTTTAAAGTTTGGGAGAAAGGAAGGTGGAAGTAGGGAGGAAAGGAGGATGGAGGGAAGGAGGATGGAGGAAAGGAGAAAAGGAGGATGGAAAAAGAATAATTTTGTAAATGCAATTTCCTTCCTCCATTCTCCCTTACTCCCTTCTCCTTTCCTCCCTACTCCCTTACTCCTTTTTCCCCTAAATTACCTGAAATCCATACGCATACGGATCTTCCTCGTCGTCGATGAAAATGTTGTTGTAACCTGTAACAACGGCCCAGCCTTCTATACCGGGGATGATGGCGGGTTTATTGCCGATGGTAACCTCATCCTCCACGGTACCGATGAACTTGGAACCAATAATGCTTTCGTGAATGAACTGATCACCTTTTTTGAGCTTGCCACGCGCATGCCACTGTGCCATGCGGGCTGAGGTACCGGTACCACAGGGAGAGCGGTCAATGGCTTTATCACCGTAGAACACTGCATTTCTGGCTGTGGAAGTTTCGTCCAGCACGGCACCGGCCCAGAGAATGTGGCTCAGGCCGCTGATATGCTCATTTTCAGGATGTACAAACTTGTACTGCTCGTTCATGCGGCTGCGCAGCACACGACTCCAGCTGATCAGCTGGTCGGCGGTGTAGTGCTCCAATCCCTTAAAATTTTCCTGCGGATCGATAATCCCGTAGAAATTCCCTCCATAGGATACATCCATCGACAATTGTCCCAGATCAGGACATTCTACCACCAGGTTTTCGGCGGCCAGAAAGGACTTGATATTGACCAGCTTCACCGAAGTAACACGTTTACCTTCCTGCCTGTATTCCACCAAAACCAGACCTGCCGGTGTTTCCAGCCGGAGCTTTCCGGGTACTTTCGGAATGACCAGACCTTCCTGGATGGCGATGGTTACCGTACCAATGGTCCCGTGTCCGCACATAGGCAGGCAGCCACTCGTTTCAATGTAAAGGACACCAATGTCATTGGCGGGGTCAACCGGCGGGTACAGGATGCTCCCGCTCATCATGTCATGGCCACGGGGCTCAAACATGAGGCCTTTCCGGATCCAGTCAAACTCTCTTAAAAAATGAAGGCGGCGCTCCATCATGCTGTTGCCCTCGAGCAACGGACCGCCGCCTGCTACTACACGTACCGGATTCCCGCAGGTATGGGCATCGATACAGAAAAATGTTTTGCGCATGGGTTATGTACTTTGGCTTCCGGCCACCAGTCGTCGGCTTTTTATTGCGGGAGTTGGATTGTTGGTTTTATACTTCGGCTGTCGGCTTTCGGCTGTCGGCTTTCGATCCAATCATGAAAGAAAAGCCGAAAGCCGATAGCCGACTGCCGACAGCCAACTCCTAATTCCCCACTCCCTCTTTCGTCACTTCATTATCTACTGTTCTCCAAATGCCCAGCGGATTTGCATTTTGCAGCGCTTCGGGAAGAAACTGGTCGGGCCAGTTCTGGAAGCTGAGCGGACGGGTAAAGCGCCTGATCGCGTCGGGACCTACCGAAGTGTATTGGCTGTTACTCGATGACGGGAACGGACCACCGTGATGCATGGCTTTGCATACTTCCACGCCCGTAGGAAAGTTATTGAAAATGATCCTGCCGCACTTATCCTGCACTACCGCTATCAGATCTGCATAAGTTGCGAGGTCTTCATTGGTAGCCAGTAAAGTTGCGGTCAGCTGTCCGTGTATCCTGGAAGCAACTTCTACCATTTGTTCGGGCGTCTTGCATTGGATGATCAATGCAAAAGGACCGAACACTTCACTTTGAAGATCATCGTTGAGCAGAAAATCAATGGCCGAAACCGTGGCTACGGTTGCACTTCCCTGACCTTCTTCTGCATTTGTACCCGCTTCTGCAAGCACTTCCACGCCCGCTAGTCCGAGCACTTTCTCACGGCTGATCCCATAGGCTTTTGCAATGCCTGCATTCAGCATACTGGCCGGCAATGCCTTGACGATTTCTTCTTCCAGTGCATGGATAAACTGTGAAAGTCCGGCGCCTTCCTCAGCGATGACCAGGCCGGGATTGGTACAAAACTGCCCGACGCCCAGGGTCAGCGAGGCAGCATATTGCCTGGCTTGCTGGTCAGCTTCGTTTTCCAGTTTTCCAGGTAAAAGAAAAACAGGATTAATGCTGCCCATTTCTGCAAAAACCGGGATCGGCTCCTTGCGTTTGGCGGCAATTTCAACCAATGCCATACCACCCCGGTTGGACCCTGTAAAGCCAACGGCTTTGATGACCGGGTGACTGACCAGCGCCTGGGCTTCTTCATTGGTTTCGCACACAATATGTAAAAATGTGCCTTCGGGATAACCGCTCTTTGCAACACCTCTTGAAATTGCATCAGCCATAAGCCGGGATGTGTCGGGGTGACCGGGATGTGCTTTTACCACAACCGGACAGCCGGCGGCAATGGCACTGGCCGTATCGCCGCCCGCTGTTGAAAATGCAAAAGGAAAGTTACTGGCGCCAAATACAGCCACCGGCCCGAGGGCTACATTCGTTTTACGGATGTCAGGCTTGGGAGGAGTCCGCGCGGCATTGGCGGTATCAATGGTCGCGTCGAGGGAGTACCCCTTTTCAACAGCCTCGGCATAGCTCCTCCATTGAAAGATCGTCCGGCCTTTTTCGCCCGTCAGCCTGCCTTCCGGCAGGTTTGATTCGCGCGCGGCAGTTGCTATCAGCTCAGGACCAAGTGCTTCGATTTCGTCAGCGATGGTGCGCATAAGATGTACGCGGCGCGCCACCGGGTATTTTTGTATTTCAACAAATGCCGCCTGTGTCTTCTGCAGCAAATTGTCGAGCTC harbors:
- a CDS encoding aldehyde dehydrogenase (NADP(+)), which produces MSISKTELDNLLQKTQAAFVEIQKYPVARRVHLMRTIADEIEALGPELIATAARESNLPEGRLTGEKGRTIFQWRSYAEAVEKGYSLDATIDTANAARTPPKPDIRKTNVALGPVAVFGASNFPFAFSTAGGDTASAIAAGCPVVVKAHPGHPDTSRLMADAISRGVAKSGYPEGTFLHIVCETNEEAQALVSHPVIKAVGFTGSNRGGMALVEIAAKRKEPIPVFAEMGSINPVFLLPGKLENEADQQARQYAASLTLGVGQFCTNPGLVIAEEGAGLSQFIHALEEEIVKALPASMLNAGIAKAYGISREKVLGLAGVEVLAEAGTNAEEGQGSATVATVSAIDFLLNDDLQSEVFGPFALIIQCKTPEQMVEVASRIHGQLTATLLATNEDLATYADLIAVVQDKCGRIIFNNFPTGVEVCKAMHHGGPFPSSSNSQYTSVGPDAIRRFTRPLSFQNWPDQFLPEALQNANPLGIWRTVDNEVTKEGVGN
- a CDS encoding NAD(P)/FAD-dependent oxidoreductase — its product is MTKKGTVLIIGSGIMGLSSAYYLLKSGWQVTLIDKGDLSDNCSQGNAGMIVPSHFIPLAAPGMISKGIKWMFNSRSPFYVKPSLDLSLISWGLKFMKAATPQNVERAAPHLRDYHLLSKALYEDLVKDEDFDFGLEEKGILMLYKTAKAGEEEIHVGKDAQKLGLDVQMLSREQVQSIEPNVQLDVAGAVHYQCDAHLYPTALFQQLLTNIKDKGAKVITHAAVTGYDMQGGQIKAVETSQGRLSADLVVMTGGSWLPELARKAGLSIPVMPGKGYSFMRENTAHPIQHPALLIEARVAVTPMNGQVRFGGTMELAPLNDRINMNRVEGIVNAIPQYYPELIVPVPPKENIWYGFRPCSPDGLPYLGYSKKVSNLIVAGGHGMMGISLGPATGKIVAELAGKAPVSVEVGLYDPERYN
- a CDS encoding 4-hydroxyproline epimerase, with the translated sequence MRKTFFCIDAHTCGNPVRVVAGGGPLLEGNSMMERRLHFLREFDWIRKGLMFEPRGHDMMSGSILYPPVDPANDIGVLYIETSGCLPMCGHGTIGTVTIAIQEGLVIPKVPGKLRLETPAGLVLVEYRQEGKRVTSVKLVNIKSFLAAENLVVECPDLGQLSMDVSYGGNFYGIIDPQENFKGLEHYTADQLISWSRVLRSRMNEQYKFVHPENEHISGLSHILWAGAVLDETSTARNAVFYGDKAIDRSPCGTGTSARMAQWHARGKLKKGDQFIHESIIGSKFIGTVEDEVTIGNKPAIIPGIEGWAVVTGYNNIFIDDEEDPYAYGFQVI